The Esox lucius isolate fEsoLuc1 chromosome 5, fEsoLuc1.pri, whole genome shotgun sequence genome includes a region encoding these proteins:
- the LOC114839340 gene encoding tumor necrosis factor receptor superfamily member 17 — MSEGQCGPGYYYDGLVEECKECFLRCSSPPSICTAYCTKSSESKGLEPFNIRLTLVLLFVFLSAFTTLLLLLLQMLRKKTCRLFPTSKVLRLQGTECPGTEALSNDIPEQTVVIMGQEDMVFLEATYNKTPDCNSSLPVPSTEEGTTILVTTKTVQIFNQTDENTEERIFVEV; from the exons ATGTCAGAAGGACAGTGTGGACCAGGGTACTACTATGACGGGTTAGTTGAGGAGTGTAAAGAATGCTTTTTACGATGCAGTTCACCGCCCAGCATATGCACCGCATATTGTACTAAAT CATCAGAGAGTAAAGGCCTGGAACCATTCAATATCCGTCTCACCCTGGTTCTGCTGTTTGTGTTCCTGAGTGCTTTTACCACtcttctgctgctgctgctacaAATGCTCAGGAAGAAGACTTGCAGGCTCTTTCCGACGAGCAAAG TATTACGACTACAGGGAACAGAATGCCCCGGGACTGAGGCGCTCTCTAATGACATCCCTGAGCAGACAGTGGTAATAATGGGACAGGAAGACATGGTTTTCCTTGAGGCAACTTACAACAAAACTCCAGACTGCAACTCCAGCCTCCCTGTTCCTTCCACTGAGGAGGGCACCACCATACTGGTTACAACCAAGACAGTGCAGATCTTCAACCAGACAGATGAAAATACAGAGGAAAGGATATTTGTGGAGGTCTGA
- the rsl1d1 gene encoding ribosomal L1 domain-containing protein 1: MADKVEDVALDRVQVKKAVKALQAFLKTKSTSESRLLDESQHITLLFTLWKIPKKTQTIRIPLPHGFRTDTDEVCLFTRDEPNMTPDQTQRFYKKLLAEKGVKNITEVIPYKTLKTEYKPFEAKRRLLGNFDMFLSDDRIRRLLPSHIGKHFYERKKEPLSVNLQSKKLALDIQRTIQGTSISISNKGCCCMTRVGHSGMTADEISENIESAVSTVVSKLTMKGPLIKLVHLKSQSSVALPIYNSKLSHLQMIETQKQAKTKSSQQKSDKKEQMLKEQSDAAAEKDEEIPQLVPIETPSKKAKLEKPTKKRLEKAPKPTGGKSVKEKAKLQRRLPKT; encoded by the exons ATGGCAGACAAAGTGGAGGATGTTGCACTAGATCGGGTGCAG gTGAAAAAAGCTGTAAAGGCATTGCAGGCTTTCCTCAAGACCAAATCCACGTCAGAATCCCGGCTCCTTGATGAGAGTCAACACATCACTCTCCTCTTCACCCTGTGGAAGATCCCCAAGAAAACCCAGACCATCCGCAT CCCCTTACCACATGGCTTTCGTACCGACACAGATGAGGTGTGTCTTTTTACCAGAGATGAACCTAACATGACCCCTGACCAGACCCAAAGGTTCTACAAGAAGCTCCTGGCAGAGAAAGGGGTCAAGAACATCACAGAG GTGATCCCATACAAGACACTGAAGACAGAGTACAAGCCCTTTGAGGCCAAACGACGATTGCTGGGGAACTTTGACATGTTCTTGTCAGATGACCGCATCCGCCGACTGCTGCCATCACACATTGGCAAGCACTTTTACGAGAGGAAGAA AGAGCCTCTTTCAGTGAACCTGCAGAGCAAGAAGCTGGCTTTGGATATTCAGAGAACCATTCAGGGAACATCCATCTCCATCTCTAACAAAGGCTGCTGCTG CATGACTCGTGTGGGCCATTCTGGAATGACTGCAGATGAAATATCAGAGAACATTGAATCAGCTGTTAGCACTGTTGTGAGCAAGCTGACTATG AAAGGACCATTGATAAAGCTCGTCCACCTGAAGAGCCAGTCATCAGTGGCTCTGCCCATCTACAACTCAAAATTGAGTCACCTGCAAATGATAGAGACCCAGAAACAGGCCAAG ACAAAATCAAGCCAACAAAAGTCTGATAAGAAGGAACAGATGTTAAAAGAGCAGAGTGATGCTGCAGCCGAGAAGGATGAAGAGATTCCACAGCTGGTGCCCATAGAAACGCCAAGCAAAAAGGCTAAACTGGAG AAGCCGACTAAGAAGAGACTTGAGAAGGCACCCAAACCCACGGGAGGAAAGAGTGTGAAGGAAAAGGCAAAACTACAGAGAAGGCTGCCCAAAACCTGA